One region of Pseudomonas sp. ABC1 genomic DNA includes:
- the zapE gene encoding cell division protein ZapE, with product MTPLERYQADLKRPEFFHDAAQENAVRHLQRLYDDLLADDRGGKGLFGKLFSSKRQGPVKGLYFWGGVGRGKTYLVDTFFDALPFEQKMRTHFHRFMKRVHEEMKTLTDVKNPLTIIGKRFADEARVICFDEFFVSDITDAMILATLLEELFKNGVSLVATSNIVPDGLYKDGLQRARFLPAIELLKVHTEIVNVDSGIDYRLRALEQAELYYSPLGPEADASLEKSFRSLLTENCAIRENEALIVEKREILARKVANDVAWFDFRALCDGPRSQNDYIELGKVYEAVLVSNVEQMGVAKDDMARRFINMVDEFYDRQVKLILSAEVELKDLYAGGRLEFEFQRTLSRLLEMQSHEYLTRPHKP from the coding sequence ATGACACCCCTTGAGCGCTATCAGGCTGACCTGAAACGTCCCGAATTCTTCCATGACGCCGCGCAGGAAAACGCAGTGCGGCACCTGCAGCGTCTGTACGACGACCTGCTGGCCGATGACCGTGGCGGCAAGGGTTTGTTCGGCAAGCTGTTCTCGAGCAAGCGCCAGGGACCGGTCAAAGGCCTGTACTTCTGGGGTGGCGTGGGGCGTGGCAAGACCTACCTGGTCGATACCTTCTTCGATGCGCTGCCGTTCGAGCAGAAGATGCGCACGCACTTCCACCGCTTCATGAAGCGGGTGCACGAGGAAATGAAGACCCTCACCGATGTGAAGAACCCGCTGACCATCATCGGCAAGCGCTTTGCCGACGAGGCGCGGGTGATCTGCTTCGATGAGTTCTTCGTGTCCGACATCACCGACGCGATGATCCTGGCGACCCTGCTGGAAGAGCTGTTCAAGAACGGTGTCAGCCTGGTGGCGACCTCCAACATCGTGCCTGACGGCCTCTACAAGGATGGCCTGCAACGGGCGCGCTTCCTGCCGGCCATCGAGTTGCTCAAGGTGCACACCGAGATCGTCAACGTCGACAGCGGCATCGACTATCGCCTGCGTGCGCTGGAGCAGGCCGAACTGTACTACAGCCCGCTCGGCCCGGAGGCCGATGCCAGCCTGGAGAAGAGCTTCCGCAGCCTGCTGACGGAAAACTGCGCGATCCGCGAGAACGAAGCGTTGATCGTCGAGAAGCGCGAAATCCTTGCGCGCAAGGTCGCCAACGATGTGGCTTGGTTCGATTTCCGCGCTTTGTGCGACGGGCCGCGCAGCCAGAACGACTACATCGAGCTGGGCAAGGTCTACGAAGCGGTGCTGGTGTCCAATGTCGAACAGATGGGGGTGGCCAAGGACGACATGGCGCGCCGCTTCATCAACATGGTCGACGAATTCTACGACCGCCAGGTCAAGCTGATCCTGTCCGCCGAAGTCGAACTCAAGGACCTGTATGCCGGTGGCCGACTGGAATTCGAATTCCAGCGCACCCTCAGCCGCCTGTTGGAAATGCAGTCCCACGAATACCTGACGCGCCCGCACAAACCCTGA